CGTCGTACGCCGCACCCAATATCAAAGGAAAGCATCAACACAAAAAGGGGTTATTGACTACAATGACTTTCCCCCCTTTTGCGAACGACGGTGGGACGACGTCAGCCAGCCAGCAGTAGCAGTGAGAGAGCCACTGAACCGGCAAATTTCGTCTAGAAATGGTTCGTTTATTTTCTGCCGTAGCATCCGAGCACAATATGTGGCCTTCAATTGCCCCGTACACACATATTCGATATTGATCGAAATCGACCTGTGAGGACCGACCCCGTATTACCTttcgtaataattttttttttcgtttgtttattgGTTCCGCTTTCAGATTGCTACCAACGTCCAACCGACACGCAGCGACAGCAGCGCAATGTCCGACACGGAGGAGGACTCGGGAAGCTCCGACAGTTGGCCCATCAACGAGGACTGGCTGGTTGAGGTCCTGAAGAAGCATCACGAGGTGCGATCCGGTATCAAGATTACGGTCGGTGAAATTAACAACGGcgtttatgatgatgatgatgattattattattaatgaggAACTTTTATATGCAGGATTTCAAGGTGAAACAAGGCTGCCAGGATGGGGTGAACAATCTGAGCGACATTCTATCGGTTTCGGTGGTGTACGAATTCCGGAGCGTTCAACCGGAGACAAAGAGTTTGGATATTGTGATAAAACTGTTGCCGCAGGATCCTTTCAGCAGATTTTTTGTAACCGAGGCACAGTTCGACTTGAGAGAGATTAAATTTTACACGAGTGTTAGTGAATTCActtttgatgatgatgatgatggaacaCGAAGCTTTCGACGAGTCATTGAATTACATTCATCATTTCAGATACTACCCGATCTGCTGTCTTTCCAAGAGCTTTATAACACCGAAAACTATGGTTCCGGAATGTTGGTATCGGTTCCGACATGTTTCTACACTCAATATGCGCCGGCCATCGCGGCTTCCCAGGGCAGTCCGGAACCTCCGGAAAGTATTCTGGTGCTGGAGGATATGCGTTCTCTTGGTTACAAAGTTCGTGCGAAGAAACAAGTTACTGAACAAGTCtgaacaatgttttttttttggtctacAGGGAGCAAATTTTTCATCCGGACTCACGGTAAGCCAAACCGAAGCCGCTATTCGGGCTATTGTTGCAATCCATGTGCTTTCGTTAGgtatcaaaataaaaaagaaagttGACGTCAATGAAAAGTATCCGGTGAGTAGCATAATTTTTCAGCCGGGGTCATCAAAGAACTCAAGTAACCGTCTCTTCATTTAGTTTCTTTTCCAAACGACTCGGGCCACCGAGAGCTATCAGCAGCTTGTCGAACAGGGAATGCCACAGTTGACCAAATTCCTGGAGTCCAAATCCGGCTACGGCAATGAGCTGAAGGCACTGAACAAAATCCGTCCCAAGACCAAAGAACTGATCGAAACGCTCCTGCAGCCAATCGAACCGATGGGACTGATCACGCATACTGACTTCTGGTGCAACAATCTGCTGTTCCGTGCCGAGTCGGACGGAACCGATAGCTGCGTCATTCTGGACTGGCAGATGGTGACCTACAGTCGTCCGACGAACGATTTGGCACTGCTGCTGATTTCTTCCATTCCGTCTCACATTCGGCGACAGCACAGCACAAGACTGTTGGATTTGTACTACAACTTGCTCAAGAGCAACTGTCAAAAGTTGGACGTAGATATCGAAGCCGACCTGGGCTACAGTCGGAATAAAATGGAACTGGAATATCGGTAACTATTGCtgctttaaaaaaaacgaatgatCACACCTCTAGATGTTGTACATTGCAGACAATCGCAACTTCTAGCGCTCTTGCTTTGCATCGGTTCTATCGATATTGCCATTGGGAATCCGGTCGCAGAGCAGCGCCTGTTGGACGTCCTGCGTGACTTCAACGACGACGGAGTGTTAAGCTTAACCGAGTGTCTGTAATCAAAGAGGTGACAGTCTTAGGTAACAAGTGAGCTTCAAAATATTCACAGTTTCGAAGAAACGAACAACATAAAGATTCTAACAATTTGTTGACTGGTTGGTGAAAAGAAAAACCAGGATTAAATTAAATCGTGAAAATTGCTGATCAAATTCCAAAGCGACAATTTTAAACCCGATTTCTATCTAGGCTAAGATGTTCTAGTGAATCGTTAGCGCTCTTCTGCATTATAAGAAATATATTCCTAATTGATATGCTAGTACCAGTGCTTGTAGCTAGAACCCAGGCAGAGTAGTTCAGTAAGTGAATCGAGTCAATCAATCAACAGCAAAATCAGTCAATCACAACAAATTGATATACCTTTTCTCCAGTAGCAAGAAGCAAGTTGCATCTATTTGAGCATTGTAAGCATGGTAAGAGGTTGGTTTCAGCTAGGCGTTACAAATTGCAAATAGAAGTTTTCTATTATCGCCCGGTCcattagaaaataaatttggGATATGTTATGGCACACTAAATAGcatgcttttgaaggagaatacaaaaaaagaaacatcaTTAACTGTATCACGTTTAGAGATAAATTTCCAACGGTAGCCACCAGAAGATTTCCGACCGGAAATCTACCGGATTCATGGTTGAAAGCATTGACATTTGAAAACAACTTTACTTCAtcacatttgaaaattttattgctTTGAGTATTTTTAGGAGTGAGTAAAGTATCGAATAAACGTTGTTACGACATTCTGAGTAATTGGTTGAAGGAAAGGTGACCAGCATACGATACCACGAGAAACGAGTACGACATTTTGCATCACGACAATGTTcggtcaaatgtttcagctactACACAAACAAATATTTCAAGACAGTTTGAGCAtgactctgaaatacaaattcaAATAGCTTAGAGTGATGAATTGCCGGAAgacggattcaaataaaaatcaataggaaTATATGCACAGTgccaatcagttcagccatctctgataaatcAATTTGAGTACTATTTGGGAATGATAAACCAACTTCCCTGAAGGAGAGTGCAATTGCTCTTGAACCTAAGGTTTAAAAAAGGGGAATTTACATTTTGCgtgcactttcttcaaatcgcgataactcggaaactgttaattgtataaaatcagATTCAAAAAAGAAGTCAGGGAGCAACAGAGAATCGACTAAGAACTTTAAAAATTATACACATAATGGCAACAAGTTAAAGGTATTTTCAAtagtaaaaaaatatcgaatcagtttcttcagtttccggtatattcatataccaatcgattcagctcgaaatttcgataatttttcttggagatggcttaactgatttctaaaAACTTACTCATATGAACAGCCCTATGCACTCATATAATGTTTCTGAAttccatttggatccgacttcattttccggaactacaggatgatatatgtattgaaactgaaataaggtcactcattttgcttgtgtgtagctgaaccgatttcgtccatctaatattcaaatgaaaggtctccaggtcccataaaaactacttgtttttcaatcagatccgatttccggttcaggagaaatggtttacaatccattaggcgaatttgactgacttcgactacaccgattttcgaattctgtGTCCAAatgtatcgggaatagagaagctaaaagaaggccaaaacgagttcaaaattgaataaacttatggtcccatacaaaagtgGTGAACTTTATCCGATATCGagttccaattttgaaattacagggtgatgagtttttaaaattcaaatcgtcatcgAAAATGATGATaccaaaaaaatcttcaaagttggactttaaactatttcaattcattcgtcatacgagttattttgggttatgctggtcgctgaataccgtttctgaaACTACCATAAATAAAACTTCAAAGAGGAACTTAcgtctacatctcatggaatgcttaatctatTGTATgcgtttagattgaaatgaataaTTTCAAGGTTTCATACAAATTCcatcttcgattcgtcttgcagttccaaaattactGAAATTTCAAACGGTCATATAAAACGACGGTTattgaaataatttcatgaaaactaaaaacatcaAACATTcacgcaaaaaacacatgcggattgataaaaaaaagctaTCAtcacactgctaggtggattaagtacgtttttgaaaatgaatttaaaGCTAAAACAATTTCAAGGCTTTGGtaaaacttcttgaaaactttgGCAAGCGTTTCTAATGAAAAATAGGCATTTAAACAAAATTACTGTAAATTCTAAACCTTTACTATGCTAACCCGTCAATATCCACAAATTCCTTTTCTAATTCTTGGAAAAAGCGTtcaacttttttcagtgtataatattttgaagtgcccagttgATTTCTTGCAACTTCAGCTCAGACACCATTTTGTATACAATTCACGGCTTGCGAGCTACAACAAATGGAAAAATGTGCATGTAAAAATATATCCGCTTTTTTTCTTAAACCAGTTCTAAGTCAAATTGATCTTTTGAAAAACTAAAGGTTTACAGTGCTGAATACGAATTTAGAGCTTCATCCAAGTCGTACTATGTAAAGTCTCATATCTTGTTCAGAGTGGTTAGGCTGACGAAAtgatttccccggataggaaGAGTGGCGGGTTAGAGTTCCGTCTcagtgataaatttttcacaaactttaatGTTTACTTCTTCATTAATTAGTTCTTTTCCGGTTTGTTTTCTGGTTGAGTACTGTTTTGGGTTTCTGTTTCCTGGGGCTCCGGGAAAAATTCACTGGAGCaagtttcaaattcaaataataCAAAATCACTTAAAACTGTATCCTAGTAATTACACTGGGCGAAATGAAAAGGGAACCTCCTAGGGAAAGACAGAAATGTTAtcccattttcatttttttctgaatgacGCCTCTTTTTATGTCGATACAATTACTCTTGTGGTTTTGTTCGTTTCATGTGCGGTCGCAGCCAAAGTTTGCTATCACAATCATAGAAAACCGGAACCATAAATCTTCCGACCCATTGAGACTTCCTAGGCCGCTACGGAACACTCGTTTCGGCTACAATCCACTTTCTGTTCTCTGATGTGTAATAATGAATTAAGGTTTCACCAACAGTTACCAATCGACGCATTAGCATGACCAAGCACGtttccgaagtgtgctcgcgttcgtGCTTTTGGTCCGGAGTAAGCACATGAGGCACACAGGCGGAAGAATCATTTTGCCATCGACAGAATCTAGCTCTAGCAACTTTAGAAATACGAAAGAGAAGATTGAAAAATAATGTTCTTTAAGTGTTCCTTTAatataaatttgaatttaatacgAGTTCTTTACTGACGATTTGCGATCTAGAACAGCTTTTTGCGTATTATACATTGATTTGAT
This genomic window from Malaya genurostris strain Urasoe2022 chromosome 1, Malgen_1.1, whole genome shotgun sequence contains:
- the LOC131435297 gene encoding uncharacterized oxidoreductase dhs-27-like isoform X1, with the translated sequence MIATNVQPTRSDSSAMSDTEEDSGSSDSWPINEDWLVEVLKKHHEVRSGIKITDFKVKQGCQDGVNNLSDILSVSVVYEFRSVQPETKSLDIVIKLLPQDPFSRFFVTEAQFDLREIKFYTSILPDLLSFQELYNTENYGSGMLVSVPTCFYTQYAPAIAASQGSPEPPESILVLEDMRSLGYKGANFSSGLTVSQTEAAIRAIVAIHVLSLGIKIKKKVDVNEKYPFLFQTTRATESYQQLVEQGMPQLTKFLESKSGYGNELKALNKIRPKTKELIETLLQPIEPMGLITHTDFWCNNLLFRAESDGTDSCVILDWQMVTYSRPTNDLALLLISSIPSHIRRQHSTRLLDLYYNLLKSNCQKLDVDIEADLGYSRNKMELEYRQSQLLALLLCIGSIDIAIGNPVAEQRLLDVLRDFNDDGVLSLTECL
- the LOC131435297 gene encoding uncharacterized oxidoreductase dhs-27-like isoform X2, with product MSDTEEDSGSSDSWPINEDWLVEVLKKHHEVRSGIKITDFKVKQGCQDGVNNLSDILSVSVVYEFRSVQPETKSLDIVIKLLPQDPFSRFFVTEAQFDLREIKFYTSILPDLLSFQELYNTENYGSGMLVSVPTCFYTQYAPAIAASQGSPEPPESILVLEDMRSLGYKGANFSSGLTVSQTEAAIRAIVAIHVLSLGIKIKKKVDVNEKYPFLFQTTRATESYQQLVEQGMPQLTKFLESKSGYGNELKALNKIRPKTKELIETLLQPIEPMGLITHTDFWCNNLLFRAESDGTDSCVILDWQMVTYSRPTNDLALLLISSIPSHIRRQHSTRLLDLYYNLLKSNCQKLDVDIEADLGYSRNKMELEYRQSQLLALLLCIGSIDIAIGNPVAEQRLLDVLRDFNDDGVLSLTECL